Genomic segment of Candidatus Neomarinimicrobiota bacterium:
CTGTCGGTGAACGTAATTGGAACTTTCGGTTCATTATCCCGAAGCTGCCTTATATACCATCTTGTATTTAACAGGCTAAGGTTTACCACTCTAACATCTTTTCTTATACCTTCTACTTCCTGTAAATACCAAACAGGGAAAGTATCGTTATCACCGTTTGTAAAAATAATAGCGTTCTGTTCTACTGTTGCTAAAATATTGTAAGAGTAGTCCCACGCTACGTAATTTCCTGATCGGTCATGTTCGTTCCAATTTTTGGCAGCCATATTTATCGGAACAATAAATAATATGAGACCTGCAATCGCAGCGGACGCATACTGTTGTGTTTTCCGCTCTTTGATATATTTCGATGCCAGCTCCAATAAACCGGTAGCTCCAATACCTATCCATAATGAAAATGCCATAAATGATCCGACGTAAGAATAATCCCGCTCGCGAGGTTGCGGGTCCTCCTGATTCAAATAGAGGACTATAGCCAGCCCTGTCATAAAAAAGAGAGAGAGGACATTAAACGCCTGCTTCGGGTCTTTGCGATACTGATAATACGCGCCGAACAGCCCCAACAGGAAAGGAAGTCCATAAAATTTGCTTGCGTCAACTTCTCCCGCTTTTCTGCCGATAAACTGCCAATTGAAATATCGTATATACATCCGTTTAATTTGATAGTTCCAAAAATAATCCGCTTCGCCGCTGTATTTTTTTTTGTTCTTCGGTTTCCATCTTTTCCTGTCAAAAATTGGAGCGTCCCCATACTGCTCTCTGTTCATATATGAGACCAGTCGCTGTGTATTGCTCGGATTATTTTCATTGATGAATGGATTGGCGTTCGCACGGACATATATTATAGCATAAGTTGAATAACCGACCGTTAGAAGAACAGTTGACAATAACGCCAGTGTGAGTATACGATTCCCGTTCCTCACGCTCCAATAAGTAAAAAGATAAAGTATGACAACGGACGCGAATACCCACCCGAACGATGTCTTATCAGCTAATGTCGGCACACCTTTTACTATTCCTAAATAAATTACGATGAATGTCAGTCCGGTAAGCGCTATCAATCCTATAAACGATTTCGGCGAGAACTGATATTTTTTGAAATAAATTATAAGCGCTACTACCGGAAGCGCCAATAGACTCAAAAGATGCACGCCAATCGCTAAGCCCATCACGTAAGCAATCATAAGCAGATAACGGGAACTTCCTCGCCTGTCGGAATGCTCCAGCCAATGCAATGCCAGCCAGACGACAACCGCCGTAAACAACGCGCTGAGGGCATAGACTTCAGCCTCTACAGCGTTGAACCAGAAACTATCCGACCATGCAAACGAGAGAGCGCCGATTACGCCGCCGGTATAAGCCACGAATTTATCTTGTGCCGACTCTAATTTGCCTTTCCAATGTCTCACTAATTTTACGATAATAAGAAACGTGAACATCACCGTGAGAGCGCTTGAAATGACCGAGAGTAAATTCACACGATAGGCTATATCGTCGCCTATTGGTATCATCGTGAACAGCCTTGCGAGAATCAGGAAAAAAGGAGCGCCCGGAGGATGCGGAACTCCAAGTGTAAAGGCGGTCGCTATATATTCGCCGGCATCCCAAAAAGATACTGTGGGAGCAACTGTATCCAAATATGTGAACAGTGCAACAAACAGCACACCCAACGCAACAAACAGCTGAGTCCTGTCGGCTTCTTTGATAGAATTAAACATTTATTCTTCTTCTCCG
This window contains:
- a CDS encoding DUF2723 domain-containing protein, with the protein product MFNSIKEADRTQLFVALGVLFVALFTYLDTVAPTVSFWDAGEYIATAFTLGVPHPPGAPFFLILARLFTMIPIGDDIAYRVNLLSVISSALTVMFTFLIIVKLVRHWKGKLESAQDKFVAYTGGVIGALSFAWSDSFWFNAVEAEVYALSALFTAVVVWLALHWLEHSDRRGSSRYLLMIAYVMGLAIGVHLLSLLALPVVALIIYFKKYQFSPKSFIGLIALTGLTFIVIYLGIVKGVPTLADKTSFGWVFASVVILYLFTYWSVRNGNRILTLALLSTVLLTVGYSTYAIIYVRANANPFINENNPSNTQRLVSYMNREQYGDAPIFDRKRWKPKNKKKYSGEADYFWNYQIKRMYIRYFNWQFIGRKAGEVDASKFYGLPFLLGLFGAYYQYRKDPKQAFNVLSLFFMTGLAIVLYLNQEDPQPRERDYSYVGSFMAFSLWIGIGATGLLELASKYIKERKTQQYASAAIAGLILFIVPINMAAKNWNEHDRSGNYVAWDYSYNILATVEQNAIIFTNGDNDTFPVWYLQEVEGIRKDVRVVNLSLLNTRWYIRQLRDNEPKVPITFTDRELDRLTLTSWPKEGNKVSLPGAPDEFGNSTPVEWRLKATINTKNYSALRVQDLMILHILEENRWERPIYFAVTVSQSNKLGLERFLRMDGLAFRVLDSSPIEADSEGNPLIKEPMYPELIEPTRIEENLVKNYKYRGLDDPDVYINPSVKKLLQNYRSAYMQLAFRYVKEGEKEKLGRLLASMEKNIPEKTIPLSSRMMKLQIGSMENEAGFPEKMEERLKKLLTNPRSTFNDKLIYGNYYMRELGDYEKAAQIFNELVEEKPNSGRAVGMLVSTYDLSNDYAGALRVLDNWLELHPNDNNARLRTAELRAKLDSVTSSQ